The Pan paniscus chromosome 15, NHGRI_mPanPan1-v2.0_pri, whole genome shotgun sequence genome includes a window with the following:
- the LOC100970428 gene encoding uncharacterized protein LOC100970428, producing MEPRVTQRKRPLDGCMGKITGITSDILKYDHKCFKLSLPAKFPEVCGLDEVFPDPDLLHVLPVAGSLQQSIDQCCLQLESLCRPGLLCAHPTLLFKLHSSMKNRPFFSLIYTYVKKTQQVRKRDQKPCGQVAAGPNPTSMM from the exons CATGGGGAAG ATCACGGGAATTACAAGTGACATACTGAAGTATGATCACAAATGTTTCAAATTAAGCCTTCCTGCTAAGTTTCCAGAGGTGTGTGGCTTGGATGAAGTGTTTCCAGACCCCGATCTACTGCATGTCCTGCCTGTTGCTGGTTCTTTGCAGCAGTCCATTGACCAATGCTGTCTACAGCTTGAGAGCCTCTGCAGGCCAGGGCTGCTCTGTGCACATCCTACGTTACTATTCAAACTGCACAGCAGCATGAAAAACAGGCCCTTCTTTTCTCTCATTTACACGTATGTGAAGAAGACACAACAAGTGAGAAAACGTGACCAAAAGCCATGTGGACAGGTGGCCGCAGGGCCAAACCCCACTTCCATGATGTGA